In one Acidaminococcales bacterium genomic region, the following are encoded:
- a CDS encoding DUF554 domain-containing protein, which yields MRGTIINAASIVGGGMLGLFLKKGIPESCQQTIMRGIGLVIIVIGGQMALKGDMLVMLSSVAVGGLAGEFLALDRRLAAAAGWLSKMAPSCGGTDKQALGKGFITATLVYCVGSMGVVGSIQDGLTGDAGILFVKAMLDGITAVFFASTLGAGVLFAALPVFLYQGAITVMAGFLSGVLAQEVIAEVNAAGGVLVMGIAFALLGVCEIKIANLLPALLFAAVIAAICH from the coding sequence ATGCGGGGGACGATAATCAACGCCGCCAGCATCGTCGGCGGCGGCATGCTGGGTTTGTTTTTGAAAAAAGGCATTCCGGAAAGCTGCCAGCAGACCATAATGCGGGGAATAGGCTTGGTGATCATTGTTATCGGCGGGCAAATGGCCTTGAAGGGCGACATGCTCGTCATGCTCAGCAGCGTGGCCGTGGGCGGCCTGGCCGGGGAATTTCTGGCGCTTGACCGGCGGCTGGCGGCAGCCGCCGGCTGGCTGTCAAAAATGGCGCCCAGCTGCGGCGGCACGGACAAACAGGCGTTGGGCAAAGGATTCATAACGGCTACGTTAGTATATTGCGTGGGTTCCATGGGCGTTGTCGGCAGCATACAGGATGGGCTGACGGGCGATGCCGGCATACTTTTTGTCAAGGCCATGCTGGATGGGATAACCGCCGTTTTTTTTGCTTCCACTTTGGGCGCGGGCGTACTTTTTGCCGCCTTGCCGGTCTTTTTGTATCAGGGGGCGATAACCGTTATGGCCGGTTTTTTGTCCGGCGTGCTGGCGCAGGAAGTAATTGCCGAAGTAAACGCCGCCGGCGGCGTGCTGGTCATGGGGATAGCCTTTGCCCTGCTGGGCGTCTGTGAGATAAAGATCGCCAATCTTTTGCCCGCGCTGCTTTTTGCGGCGGTTATCGCGGCGATTTGCCATTAA